The Cucurbita pepo subsp. pepo cultivar mu-cu-16 chromosome LG08, ASM280686v2, whole genome shotgun sequence genome contains a region encoding:
- the LOC111800107 gene encoding GDSL esterase/lipase At5g03610-like — translation MDCKKLLCFSLLCFSLLPELYGVVWVSAGGGGHRHRHRVRRSGQSLGGGELSDSNPRKLFVFGDSYVDTGNNRKPAAKSWQYPYGITFPGKPTGRFSDGRVLTDYLAKYLRVKSPIAYKWRKVGLGQLKYGMNFAYGGTGVFNTFIMSPNMSTQIDFLQQLIHESTYTTQDLHYSVALISLAGNDYGVYQATDGSAQGWQPFITKVVNQLEVNLRRIHGLGVPKIVVTSLEPLGCLPSSTVASSFQQCNATENLLVNFHNLLLQQSVAKLNSEVKDASASTFILLDLYSSFMAALNNKGDPLGNVKFENPLKPCCVGISSEYACGNVGANGEKKYTICEDPGAAFFWDEVHPSQNGWFAVYSALQANLKQL, via the exons ATGGACTGCAAAAAGctcctctgtttctctctcctatgcttctctctcctcccag AATTATATGGGGTGGTTTGGGTTTCTGCTGGCGGAGGTGGCCACCGTCATCGCCACCGCGTGCGGCGGAGTGGACAGAGTCTTGGTGGAGGGGAGCTGTCCGATTCGAATCCTAGAAAGCTGTTTGTGTTTGGGGATTCTTATGTAGACACCGGAAATAACCGGAAACCGGCGGCAAAATCTTGGCAGTATCCTTATGGAATTACTTTTCCCGGTAAACCCACCGGCCGTTTCTCCGATGGCCGTGTTTTGACCGATTACCTAG CCAAGTATCTGAGAGTGAAGTCTCCGATTGCGTACAAATGGCGGAAAGTAGGGTTAGGGCAACTGAAATACGGGATGAATTTCGCGTACGGTGGCACCGGCGTTTTCAATACCTTTATAATGAGCCCTAACATGAGCACTCAGATCGACTTCCTCCAGCAGCTGATCCACGAATCGACGTATACCACCCAAGATTTGCATTACTCTGTGGCGCTGATCTCCCTCGCCGGCAACGATTATGGTGTCTACCAGGCCACTGACGGCTCTGCTCAG GGGTGGCAGCCATTTATAACGAAAGTGGTGAACCAGTTGGAGGTGAATTTGAGGCGCATCCATGGGCTGGGGGTTCCAAAGATAGTGGTGACGTCTCTGGAGCCGCTGGGCTGTCTTCCTAGCAGCACAGTCGCATCCTCATTCCAACAGTGTAATGCCACTGAGAATCTGCTTGTCAACTTCCACAATCTGCTATTGCAGCAATCTGTGGCAAAGCTCAACAGTGAAGTAAAAGATGCCTCTGCATCCACTTTCATCCTTCTTGATCTGTATTCCTCTTTCATGGCTGCTCTCAACAACAAAGGAGACCCTCTTG GGAACGTGAAATTTGAGAACCCATTGAAGCCATGTTGTGTTGGAATAAGCAGCGAGTATGCATGTGGGAATGTGGGTGCTAATGGGGAAAAGAAGTACACCATATGTGAAGATCCAGGAGCTGCATTCTTCTGGGACGAAGTGCACCCTTCTCAAAATGGCTGGTTCGCTGTGTACTCAGCATTGCAAGCAAATTTAAAGCAACTCTAA